A single genomic interval of Staphylococcus hyicus harbors:
- a CDS encoding CamS family sex pheromone protein codes for MKKRSFIIVGLSLVLVACGPNQSENQSSNDASSKKENNVKHIATDKNVQGDNYRTILPFKESQARGLTQEKMSNHFNGEDFEAGLLEISKDIYPTDEFLYQDGQFLDKKTIQAYLKPKLTKEELNKMSDKEKEDKQATENLGLNPSVHGEKDEEKIAKRSPQVLSHILEQNFYDNGDTSGKKIKGLTIGLAMNQVYYYQKEKYGETFSVDLDKKKVEKQGREIADEMLSRLRENDQLKDIPITFAIYMQSGKDQIVPGAFVSYATSDENGAELKEWNRVKEQTVLMPSSEASELNEQLNSKFRDFNDNLQSYFTNFTQAVGKAKFKDKKIKSLSVDLPIDYYGRAELIGITQYVTQLAEKDFGDVEEYEIHIKDGNEPRALITKTVDDRNPKVHIYNQ; via the coding sequence ATGAAAAAAAGATCTTTTATCATAGTTGGATTATCATTGGTTTTAGTTGCATGTGGTCCAAATCAATCAGAAAACCAATCTTCAAACGATGCATCTTCAAAAAAAGAAAATAACGTCAAACACATTGCGACGGATAAAAACGTTCAAGGTGATAACTACAGAACAATATTACCTTTTAAAGAAAGTCAAGCACGTGGACTAACACAAGAAAAAATGTCGAATCATTTTAATGGAGAAGATTTTGAAGCGGGTTTACTTGAAATTAGTAAAGATATATATCCTACTGATGAATTTTTATATCAAGATGGTCAGTTTTTAGATAAAAAAACGATTCAAGCCTATTTAAAACCTAAGTTGACTAAAGAGGAATTAAATAAAATGAGCGACAAGGAAAAAGAAGATAAACAAGCTACTGAAAATCTTGGCTTAAACCCTTCTGTTCATGGCGAAAAAGATGAAGAAAAAATCGCAAAACGTTCACCACAAGTGTTATCACATATACTCGAACAAAACTTTTATGATAATGGAGATACAAGTGGTAAGAAAATAAAAGGGCTGACGATAGGTCTTGCTATGAATCAAGTATATTACTATCAAAAAGAAAAATACGGTGAAACTTTTAGTGTTGATTTAGATAAGAAAAAAGTTGAAAAACAAGGCCGAGAAATTGCTGATGAAATGTTATCACGTTTACGTGAAAATGATCAGTTAAAAGATATTCCTATTACATTTGCAATATACATGCAATCGGGTAAAGACCAAATAGTACCAGGTGCGTTTGTGAGTTATGCTACGTCAGATGAAAATGGTGCTGAACTGAAAGAATGGAATAGAGTAAAAGAACAAACTGTACTGATGCCTTCAAGTGAAGCTTCTGAATTAAATGAACAACTTAATTCAAAATTTCGAGATTTCAATGATAACTTACAATCATACTTTACAAATTTTACACAAGCAGTAGGAAAAGCAAAATTCAAAGATAAAAAAATTAAATCTCTCTCTGTTGATTTACCAATTGATTATTATGGTAGAGCAGAATTAATAGGTATAACACAGTATGTAACCCAATTGGCTGAAAAAGATTTTGGGGATGTCGAAGAATATGAAATACATATTAAAGATGGCAATGAACCCCGTGCACTTATCACTAAAACTGTTGATGACCGAAATCCTAAAGTACACATTTACAATCAATAA